One genomic window of Geodermatophilus sp. DSM 44513 includes the following:
- a CDS encoding alpha/beta fold hydrolase, with product MGTPGGAEGRAPVPEDLGQLADHDARHRTLTGGAGPLAALDTGGDGARGTVLLVAGFTGSKEDFAPLLRPLCTAGYRVVALDQRGQFESPGPDDPAAYSVAELGADLVAVAAQLRSEGVGTLHLVGHSFGGLVARAAVLADPAAFDTLTLLGSGPARLGGPRAQLLEHLTPLLDAGGVALVNEALEQLAMTDPTAQPVPEPTRRFLSRRFLANSAAGLRGMADAMTAEPDRVAELAATGVPVLVTHGATDDAWPPAVQADMARRLGARYAVIEGAVHSPAVENPQRTLDVLLDFWAAVTADSGVLR from the coding sequence ATGGGAACGCCCGGCGGCGCCGAGGGCCGCGCTCCTGTCCCCGAGGACCTCGGCCAGCTGGCCGACCACGACGCCCGGCACCGCACCCTCACCGGCGGCGCCGGCCCGCTGGCCGCGCTGGACACCGGGGGCGACGGGGCGCGCGGCACCGTCCTGCTCGTCGCCGGCTTCACCGGCAGCAAGGAGGACTTCGCCCCGCTGCTGCGCCCGCTGTGCACCGCCGGGTACCGGGTCGTCGCCCTGGACCAGCGGGGGCAGTTCGAGTCCCCCGGCCCCGACGACCCCGCGGCCTACTCCGTCGCCGAGCTCGGCGCGGACCTCGTCGCCGTCGCCGCCCAGCTGCGGTCCGAGGGCGTCGGCACGTTGCACCTGGTCGGGCACTCCTTCGGCGGGCTGGTCGCCCGGGCCGCCGTCCTGGCCGACCCGGCGGCGTTCGACACGCTGACCCTGCTCGGCTCCGGCCCCGCCCGGCTGGGCGGCCCCCGCGCCCAGCTGCTGGAGCACCTCACCCCGCTGCTGGACGCCGGCGGCGTCGCGCTGGTCAACGAGGCCCTGGAGCAGCTGGCCATGACCGACCCCACGGCGCAGCCGGTGCCCGAGCCCACCCGGCGCTTCCTGTCCCGCCGGTTCCTCGCCAACAGCGCCGCGGGGCTGCGCGGCATGGCCGACGCGATGACCGCCGAGCCCGACCGCGTCGCGGAGCTCGCGGCCACCGGCGTCCCGGTGCTGGTGACCCACGGCGCCACGGACGACGCGTGGCCACCGGCCGTGCAGGCGGACATGGCCCGCCGGCTCGGGGCCCGGTACGCGGTGATCGAGGGCGCGGTGCACTCCCCCGCCGTCGAGAACCCGCAGCGCACACTCGACGTGCTGCTGGACTTCTGGGCCGCCGTGACCGCCGACAGCGGGGTCCTGCGGTGA
- a CDS encoding DUF3152 domain-containing protein: protein MSPADASSGRGPDGRTRPRFPDTSPVVTRTGTPEQPGGRRPADPGRGPAGPRTRVVVTARRRPPGRSRRLLQRWGWRAYAIPLLALATVATLVDLVVSGTGTRGPATASPPSVAAAAPTPELQPEVEPVAEPPAPPGVRAEVDAAPSGAPEAAAGAPGFVQQGAGTVTVVDGTSPVYGTGPLQRFVVEVEDGIEVDGTAFAAAVEETLGDPRSWGNGGRASFQRVGRAQAEAGDYAFRVTLISPGSMERYCPGVGTGGYTSCRYGERAVINLARWATAVPDYQGDIPTYRQYVVNHEVGHALGNGHQVCPGPGQPAPVMQQQTLGLEGCTKNAWPHP from the coding sequence GTGAGTCCCGCGGACGCCTCCTCCGGCCGCGGGCCGGACGGGCGCACGCGACCGCGCTTCCCCGACACCAGCCCGGTGGTGACCCGGACGGGCACCCCCGAGCAGCCGGGCGGACGCCGTCCCGCGGACCCCGGCCGCGGCCCGGCCGGCCCGCGCACCCGCGTCGTCGTCACCGCCCGCCGGCGACCGCCCGGACGGTCCCGCCGGCTGCTGCAGCGGTGGGGGTGGCGGGCCTACGCGATCCCGCTGCTCGCGCTGGCGACCGTGGCGACGCTCGTGGACCTGGTGGTCTCCGGCACGGGCACCCGCGGCCCGGCCACCGCCTCGCCGCCGTCGGTCGCCGCCGCCGCGCCCACCCCGGAACTCCAGCCGGAGGTCGAGCCGGTGGCCGAGCCGCCGGCCCCGCCCGGGGTGCGGGCCGAGGTGGACGCCGCGCCGTCCGGGGCGCCGGAGGCTGCCGCGGGCGCCCCCGGCTTCGTCCAGCAGGGCGCCGGCACCGTGACCGTCGTCGACGGGACCTCGCCGGTGTACGGCACCGGGCCGCTGCAGCGCTTCGTCGTCGAGGTCGAGGACGGCATCGAGGTGGACGGGACCGCGTTCGCCGCCGCGGTCGAGGAGACCCTCGGTGACCCTCGCTCGTGGGGCAACGGCGGGCGGGCGTCCTTCCAGCGGGTCGGGCGGGCGCAGGCCGAGGCCGGCGACTACGCGTTCCGGGTGACGCTGATCAGCCCCGGCAGCATGGAGCGGTACTGCCCGGGCGTGGGCACCGGCGGCTACACCTCCTGCCGGTACGGCGAGCGCGCCGTCATCAACCTGGCCCGGTGGGCGACCGCCGTCCCGGACTACCAGGGCGACATCCCCACCTACCGGCAGTACGTCGTCAACCACGAGGTCGGCCACGCCCTGGGCAACGGCCACCAGGTCTGCCCGGGCCCCGGGCAGCCCGCACCGGTCATGCAGCAGCAGACCCTCGGGCTGGAGGGCTGCACGAAGAACGCCTGGCCCCACCCGTGA
- a CDS encoding ferritin-like fold-containing protein, with amino-acid sequence MDGVAQRAVVDLLGVLSYAELTAFDRLAEDARLAPTLAGRAALARMAAAEIDHHGRLTARLTELGADPTAAMTPFVPALDAFHDSTRPRTWLEGLVKAYVGDGLASDFYREVAGFLPDPDRGLILDVLADTGHADFAVREVRAALATDRTLSGRLALWGRRLVGEAMRQAQAVVAERDQLAELIVEGTGDLTGIGRLVERITSAHTERMKTLGLNP; translated from the coding sequence GTGGACGGTGTCGCCCAGCGAGCCGTCGTCGACCTGCTCGGTGTGCTGTCCTACGCCGAGCTGACCGCCTTCGACCGGCTCGCCGAGGACGCCCGCCTGGCGCCGACGCTCGCCGGCCGGGCCGCCCTGGCGCGGATGGCCGCCGCGGAGATCGACCACCACGGCCGGCTGACCGCCCGCCTCACCGAGCTCGGCGCCGACCCCACCGCGGCGATGACGCCGTTCGTCCCGGCACTCGACGCCTTCCACGACAGCACCCGGCCGCGCACCTGGCTGGAGGGGCTGGTCAAGGCCTACGTCGGCGACGGCCTGGCCTCGGACTTCTACCGCGAGGTCGCCGGCTTCCTGCCCGACCCCGACCGCGGCCTGATCCTCGACGTCCTCGCCGACACCGGGCACGCCGACTTCGCCGTCCGGGAGGTGCGCGCGGCCCTCGCCACGGACCGCACGCTGTCCGGCCGGCTGGCGCTGTGGGGACGGCGGCTGGTGGGCGAGGCGATGCGGCAGGCCCAGGCGGTGGTCGCCGAGCGCGACCAGCTCGCCGAGCTCATCGTCGAGGGCACCGGCGACCTGACCGGCATCGGGCGGCTGGTGGAGCGGATCACCAGCGCGCACACCGAGCGGATGAAGACCCTCGGCCTGAACCCGTGA
- a CDS encoding PQQ-binding-like beta-propeller repeat protein, with translation MLAWAVAVLVLVVVGTLLWRGSDAAATTSTTAAPADVPRGTPAGAVSVAWEAATTASGGAARSAVAGGRVVVGDGRGVRALDAGTGAEAWRYTRANARLCDWTLVGGRVVAVFGTEDRCDEAVALSVDTGVRAWTRNLDLRPDVVLSGTDGTVLAASPTGVLTVDPLGNSTRWRAAPDEGCAVEDADVGGAGVALLQRCADAVSVRLLDSSDGSELWTRDVATGTTLAGVEEAVVVAGDDGVQLLAGADGVPLGGPVAGAARALVAGVDGTALVWAGDELAAVDQGTGAVTWRAPATGLPTGALGSAPPPAGVPVPDGDAVVLRDLATGAELRRVTAPDLRGGGLVTVTGPVVVQQLPDGVLAHR, from the coding sequence GTGCTCGCGTGGGCGGTGGCCGTGCTCGTGCTGGTCGTCGTCGGCACCCTGCTGTGGCGCGGCTCGGACGCCGCGGCCACCACCAGCACCACCGCCGCACCGGCCGACGTCCCCCGCGGGACGCCGGCCGGTGCCGTCTCGGTGGCCTGGGAGGCGGCGACCACCGCGTCCGGCGGGGCCGCCCGGTCGGCCGTGGCCGGCGGGCGCGTGGTCGTCGGGGACGGCCGCGGGGTCCGCGCGCTGGACGCCGGCACCGGCGCGGAGGCGTGGCGCTACACCCGCGCCAACGCCCGGCTGTGCGACTGGACGCTCGTCGGCGGCCGGGTGGTCGCCGTCTTCGGCACCGAGGACCGCTGTGACGAGGCGGTCGCGCTGTCGGTCGACACCGGCGTCCGTGCCTGGACCCGCAACCTCGACCTGCGTCCCGACGTGGTCCTGTCCGGCACCGACGGCACGGTGCTGGCGGCCAGCCCCACCGGCGTCCTCACCGTCGACCCGCTCGGCAACTCCACCCGCTGGCGGGCCGCGCCCGACGAGGGCTGCGCGGTCGAGGACGCCGACGTGGGCGGTGCCGGTGTCGCCCTCCTGCAGCGCTGCGCCGACGCGGTGTCGGTGCGGCTGCTCGACAGCTCCGACGGCAGCGAGCTGTGGACCCGGGACGTGGCCACCGGGACGACGCTGGCCGGCGTCGAGGAGGCGGTCGTGGTCGCCGGGGACGACGGCGTGCAGCTGCTGGCCGGTGCCGACGGCGTGCCCCTCGGCGGGCCCGTGGCCGGGGCGGCGCGCGCCCTGGTGGCCGGGGTCGACGGCACCGCGCTGGTCTGGGCCGGGGACGAGCTGGCCGCCGTCGACCAGGGCACCGGCGCGGTCACCTGGCGCGCGCCCGCGACCGGCCTGCCCACCGGGGCGCTCGGCTCCGCGCCGCCGCCCGCGGGTGTCCCGGTGCCGGACGGGGACGCCGTCGTCCTGCGCGACCTGGCGACCGGTGCGGAGCTGCGGCGCGTAACCGCCCCCGACCTGCGCGGCGGCGGGCTGGTCACGGTGACCGGTCCAGTCGTCGTCCAGCAGCTCCCGGACGGCGTGCTGGCCCACCGCTGA
- a CDS encoding TetR/AcrR family transcriptional regulator has protein sequence MQLPRSAPAPVRRSSRLPRDARRAQLLQAAQEVFVAQGYHAAAMDEIADRAGVSKPVLYQHFPGKRELYLALLEEQVTLLTDRVREAMEGTDDNRTRVNGAVGAYFDFINAEGAAFRLVFESDLRNDDAVRELADRGHRACVEAIGEVIAADTGLDRERALLLASGMTGLSETSARWWLPRKGTVSRDEAVSLLTSLAWRGISRFPRRDSGGEGTPRC, from the coding sequence ATGCAGCTACCCCGATCCGCGCCCGCGCCCGTCCGCCGCTCCTCCCGCCTGCCGCGGGACGCCCGCCGGGCCCAGCTGCTGCAGGCCGCGCAGGAGGTGTTCGTCGCCCAGGGCTACCACGCCGCGGCGATGGACGAGATCGCCGACCGGGCCGGGGTCAGCAAGCCGGTGCTGTACCAGCACTTCCCGGGCAAGCGGGAGCTGTACCTGGCGCTGCTGGAGGAGCAGGTCACGCTGCTCACCGACCGGGTGCGCGAGGCGATGGAGGGCACCGACGACAACCGCACCCGGGTCAACGGGGCCGTCGGCGCCTACTTCGACTTCATCAACGCCGAGGGCGCGGCGTTCCGGCTGGTCTTCGAGTCCGACCTGCGCAACGACGACGCCGTCCGGGAGCTCGCCGACCGCGGGCACCGGGCGTGCGTCGAGGCGATCGGTGAGGTCATCGCCGCCGACACCGGGCTGGACCGGGAGCGGGCGCTGTTGCTGGCCTCGGGGATGACCGGCCTGTCGGAGACCAGCGCCCGCTGGTGGCTGCCGCGCAAGGGCACCGTGTCCCGGGACGAGGCGGTGTCGCTGCTGACGTCGCTGGCCTGGCGGGGCATCTCCCGCTTCCCCCGCCGGGACAGCGGCGGGGAGGGCACGCCGCGCTGCTGA
- a CDS encoding LysE/ArgO family amino acid transporter: MSAALLAAVSGLGLGLSLIVAIGAQNAFVLRQGLRAEHVAAVVAVCLLSDVALIAAGTAGAGALVQRVPGLLDVVCLAGAAFLLGYGLLAARRARHPATLVTEAAGRRAGLTVTVSTALALTWLNPHVYLDTVVLLGSLAGTWGEQRWWFAAGAGLGSAAWFTGLGYGARLLRPVFARPAAWRVLDAVIAVVMVTLAAGLVVRVL; this comes from the coding sequence GTGTCCGCCGCGCTGCTCGCCGCCGTCTCCGGCCTGGGGCTGGGCCTGTCGCTGATCGTGGCGATCGGCGCGCAGAACGCCTTCGTGCTGCGCCAGGGGCTGCGCGCCGAGCACGTCGCCGCGGTCGTCGCCGTCTGCCTGCTCTCCGACGTCGCCCTCATCGCCGCCGGCACGGCCGGCGCCGGGGCACTGGTGCAGCGGGTGCCCGGGCTGCTCGACGTCGTCTGCCTCGCCGGCGCCGCCTTCCTGCTCGGCTACGGGCTGCTGGCCGCCCGGCGCGCGCGGCACCCGGCCACGCTGGTCACCGAGGCGGCCGGCCGGCGGGCCGGCCTGACGGTCACCGTGAGCACCGCGCTGGCCCTCACCTGGCTCAACCCGCACGTCTACCTGGACACCGTGGTGCTGCTCGGCTCGCTGGCCGGCACCTGGGGCGAGCAGCGCTGGTGGTTCGCCGCCGGCGCCGGGCTGGGCAGCGCGGCGTGGTTCACCGGACTCGGCTACGGGGCCCGGCTGCTGCGGCCGGTGTTCGCCCGGCCGGCCGCGTGGCGGGTGCTCGACGCGGTCATCGCGGTCGTGATGGTCACGCTGGCCGCCGGGCTCGTCGTCCGCGTGCTCTAG
- a CDS encoding DUF3107 domain-containing protein codes for MEVKIGVQHSPRELVIDSPKTPDEIAAEVAKAMSGATKDGLLTLVDDRGRRVLVPVDRIAYVEIAQADQRRVGFIAGA; via the coding sequence GTGGAAGTCAAGATCGGTGTCCAACACTCCCCCCGGGAGCTGGTCATCGACAGCCCCAAGACCCCCGACGAGATCGCTGCCGAGGTGGCCAAGGCCATGTCCGGTGCGACCAAGGACGGCCTGCTGACCCTGGTCGACGACCGCGGCCGCCGGGTGCTCGTCCCGGTCGACCGGATCGCCTACGTGGAGATCGCGCAGGCCGACCAGCGCCGGGTGGGCTTCATCGCCGGCGCCTAG
- a CDS encoding oxygenase MpaB family protein, giving the protein MNRLPALRDFTAEEDLLGFFGPDSVSWRIHADPAFGVGGIRALLLQALHPVAMDGVATFSTAFTSDPWARLTRTAEYVATLTFGTRRDALRSVRRVRGLHRGKAAVEETTGRGYAVDDADLLLWVHCCEVDSLLSVARRAGVPLTDDDADRYVAEQVTAAVLVGCEAAEVPATAAELEAYLQRMRPQLAVTPATRDASRFVLVPPMPGWVQLLTPARPAWSTLAALGAATLPRWARQLYGLPGFSVTDTAATAAVRAFRQAALALPVQVRESPIVRAARERVAAAEELTA; this is encoded by the coding sequence GTGAACCGGCTGCCCGCGCTGCGCGACTTCACCGCCGAGGAGGACCTGCTCGGCTTCTTCGGCCCGGACAGCGTCAGCTGGCGCATCCACGCCGACCCCGCGTTCGGCGTCGGCGGCATCCGGGCGCTGCTGCTGCAGGCGCTGCACCCGGTCGCCATGGACGGCGTCGCCACCTTCTCCACGGCCTTCACCTCCGACCCGTGGGCGCGGCTGACCCGCACCGCGGAGTACGTGGCCACGCTCACCTTCGGCACCCGCAGGGACGCGCTGCGCTCGGTGCGCCGGGTGCGCGGCCTGCACCGGGGCAAGGCGGCCGTCGAGGAGACCACCGGCCGCGGGTACGCCGTCGACGACGCCGACCTGCTGCTGTGGGTGCACTGCTGCGAGGTCGACTCGCTGCTGTCGGTCGCCCGCCGCGCCGGGGTCCCGCTCACCGACGACGACGCCGACCGGTACGTCGCCGAGCAGGTGACCGCCGCGGTGCTGGTCGGCTGCGAGGCCGCCGAGGTGCCGGCCACCGCCGCAGAGCTGGAGGCCTACCTGCAGCGCATGCGCCCCCAGCTGGCGGTCACCCCGGCCACCCGGGACGCCTCCCGCTTCGTGCTCGTGCCGCCGATGCCCGGCTGGGTGCAGCTGCTCACCCCGGCCCGCCCGGCCTGGAGCACGCTGGCCGCCCTGGGTGCGGCGACCCTCCCGCGGTGGGCGCGCCAGCTCTACGGGCTGCCCGGCTTCAGCGTGACCGACACCGCCGCGACCGCGGCGGTGCGGGCCTTCCGCCAGGCCGCGCTGGCACTGCCGGTGCAGGTGCGGGAGTCGCCGATCGTGCGCGCGGCCCGCGAGCGGGTCGCCGCCGCCGAGGAGCTCACCGCCTGA
- a CDS encoding alpha/beta fold hydrolase produces the protein MPKGPDRLVPAAPPRRARSSATPLPPAGPVLPPWPGEQVPVRGGSVFVRRTPWTGPVDGAAPGAPRERALYVHGLGGASTNWTDLAALLAVRFDGWALDLPGFGRSRPPARSAYSVGGHVRAVVDVLERVAAEPGAAAGRPVHLLGNSLGGLASLAVAARRPDLVATLTLVSPAMPVRRVPRALSRTLLLLLLPGIPALAERRLSGGTPEQQVRGMVQACFGDPRRVPRERLDQALEEARERAGQPWATRALVRSTRGLITSYLRVGPGSAWRLARSLRTPTLVVWGDRDRLVDPALAPRLAAAVPDARLLVLPGVGHVAMLEAAEPVARAVLALAEDAAGSPADGAPAADPGPTHTPSRRGLRRGRGAVRT, from the coding sequence GTGCCGAAGGGTCCCGACCGCCTCGTCCCCGCGGCCCCGCCCCGCCGCGCCCGGTCGTCGGCCACCCCGCTGCCACCTGCCGGCCCCGTCCTCCCGCCCTGGCCGGGGGAGCAGGTCCCCGTCCGCGGCGGATCGGTGTTCGTCCGCCGCACGCCGTGGACCGGGCCCGTGGACGGCGCCGCTCCCGGGGCGCCGCGGGAGCGCGCGCTGTACGTGCACGGTCTCGGCGGCGCCTCGACCAACTGGACCGACCTCGCCGCGCTGCTCGCCGTCCGGTTCGACGGCTGGGCCCTGGACCTCCCCGGCTTCGGGCGCTCGCGACCGCCGGCGCGCTCGGCCTACTCGGTGGGCGGGCACGTGCGGGCGGTCGTCGACGTCCTGGAGCGGGTCGCCGCCGAGCCCGGGGCGGCCGCCGGGAGGCCGGTGCACCTGCTCGGCAACTCCCTCGGCGGCCTGGCGTCGCTGGCCGTCGCCGCACGCCGGCCGGACCTGGTGGCCACCCTCACGCTGGTCTCCCCGGCCATGCCGGTCCGCCGCGTGCCGCGCGCCCTCAGCCGCACGCTGCTGCTGCTCCTGCTGCCGGGCATCCCGGCGCTGGCCGAGCGTCGGCTGTCCGGCGGGACGCCCGAGCAGCAGGTCCGCGGCATGGTGCAGGCCTGCTTCGGGGACCCGCGCCGGGTGCCGCGGGAGCGGCTGGACCAGGCCCTGGAGGAGGCCCGCGAGCGCGCCGGGCAGCCGTGGGCGACGCGGGCGCTGGTCCGCAGCACCCGCGGGCTGATCACCTCCTACCTGCGCGTCGGCCCGGGCAGCGCCTGGCGGCTGGCCCGGTCGCTGCGGACGCCGACGCTGGTGGTCTGGGGCGACCGCGACCGGCTGGTCGACCCGGCGCTGGCGCCCCGGCTGGCCGCCGCCGTCCCCGACGCGCGCCTGCTGGTCCTGCCCGGGGTGGGGCACGTGGCCATGCTGGAGGCCGCCGAGCCGGTGGCCCGGGCGGTGCTCGCGCTGGCCGAGGACGCCGCCGGGTCGCCCGCGGACGGCGCACCGGCCGCGGACCCCGGACCGACCCACACGCCGTCCCGGCGCGGTCTGCGGCGTGGCCGGGGTGCCGTGAGAACCTGA
- a CDS encoding LysR family transcriptional regulator ArgP, with amino-acid sequence MDLDLDQLRALAATVAAGTLDGAARELHLTPSAVSQRLRALEAATGRVLLVRSRPVQVTGSGAVLLRLARQVALLTADATRELAGDGAQQAPVTLPVAVNADSLATWVLPALAPLAAEYAFELHREDQEHTAALLRDGRVLAAVTTDAQPVPGCTVTRLGGMRYRPMATAAFTGRWFPDGVPTAALARAPVVVFDRRDDLQHGYLRRRGVTTAPPTHHVPASAELVTAVRLGLGWGMVPEQQEPAGELVVLDPDGAVDVVLYWQQWRLGSPGLDRVAAAVLAAARRRLR; translated from the coding sequence GTGGACCTCGACCTCGACCAGCTGCGCGCCCTGGCGGCGACCGTCGCCGCGGGCACGCTGGACGGCGCGGCCCGGGAGCTGCACCTGACGCCGAGCGCGGTCAGCCAGCGGCTGCGGGCCCTGGAGGCGGCGACCGGCCGGGTGCTGCTGGTGCGCAGCCGGCCGGTGCAGGTGACCGGGTCCGGCGCGGTGCTGCTGCGGCTGGCCCGGCAGGTGGCGCTGCTCACCGCCGACGCCACCCGGGAGCTGGCCGGCGACGGCGCGCAGCAGGCCCCGGTGACCCTGCCGGTCGCCGTCAACGCCGACTCGCTGGCCACCTGGGTGCTGCCGGCCCTGGCGCCGCTGGCCGCCGAGTACGCCTTCGAGCTGCACCGGGAGGACCAGGAGCACACCGCGGCCCTGCTCCGCGACGGCCGGGTGCTGGCCGCGGTGACCACCGACGCGCAGCCGGTGCCCGGCTGCACCGTGACCCGGCTGGGCGGGATGCGCTACCGGCCGATGGCGACCGCGGCGTTCACCGGCCGTTGGTTCCCCGACGGCGTCCCGACGGCCGCGCTGGCCCGCGCGCCGGTGGTGGTCTTCGACCGACGGGACGACCTGCAGCACGGCTACCTGCGCCGGCGCGGCGTGACGACCGCGCCACCGACCCACCACGTGCCCGCGTCGGCCGAGCTGGTCACCGCGGTGCGGCTGGGCCTGGGCTGGGGGATGGTGCCCGAGCAGCAGGAGCCGGCCGGTGAGCTGGTCGTGCTGGACCCGGACGGCGCGGTGGACGTCGTCCTCTACTGGCAGCAGTGGCGGCTGGGCTCGCCGGGCCTGGACCGGGTGGCCGCCGCCGTGCTCGCCGCGGCCCGGCGCCGGCTGAGGTGA
- a CDS encoding PD-(D/E)XK nuclease family protein, whose translation MADVGGAQLEMPGMPRRLFPATPSKLAAFGDCPRRYRHAYVDRPTPAKGPAWAHNSVGSAVHAALRSWWELPLGRRTPAAARQLLYGVWSTAGFRDAEQSQRWRARAAGWLTDYVTGLDPAEEPVGTERQVAATTERLALSGRVDRIDQRGGELVVVDYKTGRSVSTDDEARGSPALAAYVLGVRRTLRRPCSRVELHHLPSGTVAAFEHTDRSLANHVRRAEDVAADIAAATAALDGGADPDDAFPAVPGRQCGWCDFRPSCAPGRAATPPRETWSFLPE comes from the coding sequence ATGGCTGACGTGGGCGGAGCGCAGCTGGAGATGCCGGGCATGCCGCGGCGGCTGTTCCCGGCCACGCCGAGCAAGCTGGCCGCGTTCGGCGACTGTCCGCGTCGCTACCGGCACGCCTACGTCGACCGGCCCACCCCGGCCAAGGGGCCGGCGTGGGCGCACAACAGCGTGGGGTCGGCGGTGCACGCCGCGCTGCGCTCGTGGTGGGAGCTGCCGCTGGGCAGGCGCACCCCGGCCGCGGCCCGGCAGCTGCTGTACGGCGTCTGGTCCACCGCCGGCTTCCGCGACGCCGAGCAGTCGCAGCGGTGGCGCGCCCGCGCGGCCGGCTGGCTCACCGACTACGTGACCGGCCTGGACCCCGCCGAGGAACCGGTCGGCACCGAGCGGCAGGTGGCCGCCACCACCGAGCGGCTGGCGCTGTCCGGCCGGGTCGACCGCATCGACCAGCGCGGCGGGGAGCTCGTGGTCGTCGACTACAAGACCGGCCGGTCGGTGAGCACCGACGACGAGGCCCGCGGCTCACCCGCGCTGGCCGCCTACGTGCTCGGGGTGCGCCGCACGCTGCGCCGGCCGTGCAGCCGCGTCGAGCTGCACCACCTGCCCAGCGGCACGGTGGCCGCCTTCGAGCACACCGACCGCTCGCTGGCCAACCACGTCCGCCGGGCCGAGGACGTCGCCGCCGACATCGCCGCGGCCACCGCGGCCCTCGACGGCGGGGCGGACCCGGACGACGCCTTCCCCGCCGTCCCCGGCCGGCAGTGCGGCTGGTGCGACTTCCGGCCCAGCTGCGCCCCCGGCCGCGCGGCCACGCCGCCCCGGGAGACCTGGAGCTTCCTCCCCGAGTAA
- a CDS encoding DEAD/DEAH box helicase produces the protein MAPDAPLFSDFDVHPDVVAALADAGITRTFAIQELTLPLALAGNDLIGQARTGTGKTLGFGVPLLQRVVPPAEGGDGVPQALVVVPTRELCVQVARDLSAAAARRGIRVQAIYGGRAFEPQVAALQAGVEVVVGTPGRLLDLAQQGQLVLGKVRVLVLDEADEMLDLGFLPDIERILAMVPDKRQTMLFSATMPGPIVTLSRSFMTQPTHIRAHGNDEGSTVPQTTQFVYRAHNLDKPELLSRVLQSRDRGLVMVFCRTKRTAQKVADELVDRGFAAAAVHGDLGQGAREQALRAFRSGKVDVLVATDVAARGIDVTGVSHVVNYQCPEDEKTYLHRIGRTGRAGSEGVAVTLVDWDDIPRWQLINKALELDFTDPPETYSTSPWVYTDLDVPEGATGRLPRSQRTREGLEAETVEDLGETGRRNRSSGGAGASRGPAREEHDKPAGAPKSRPRRRTRGGGGGGGGAEVATADVPAEASSGDGEADGGSPARKRRRRRRGGSGRGPAEST, from the coding sequence GTGGCCCCCGACGCCCCGCTGTTCAGCGACTTCGACGTGCACCCCGACGTCGTCGCGGCGCTGGCCGACGCCGGGATCACCCGCACCTTCGCCATCCAGGAGCTCACCCTGCCCCTGGCGCTGGCCGGCAACGACCTCATCGGCCAGGCGCGCACCGGCACCGGCAAGACGCTGGGCTTCGGCGTCCCGCTGCTGCAGCGCGTCGTCCCGCCGGCCGAGGGCGGCGACGGCGTCCCGCAGGCGCTGGTCGTCGTCCCCACCCGCGAGCTGTGCGTGCAGGTGGCCCGTGACCTGTCCGCCGCGGCCGCCCGGCGCGGCATCCGCGTGCAGGCCATCTACGGCGGCCGGGCCTTCGAGCCGCAGGTCGCCGCGCTGCAGGCCGGCGTCGAGGTCGTCGTCGGCACCCCGGGCCGGCTGCTGGACCTCGCCCAGCAGGGCCAGCTGGTCCTGGGCAAGGTGCGCGTGCTGGTCCTCGACGAGGCCGACGAGATGCTCGACCTGGGCTTCCTGCCCGACATCGAGCGGATCCTGGCGATGGTCCCGGACAAGCGGCAGACCATGCTGTTCTCCGCGACGATGCCCGGCCCGATCGTGACGCTGTCCCGGTCGTTCATGACCCAGCCCACGCACATCCGGGCGCACGGCAACGACGAGGGCTCGACGGTCCCGCAGACCACCCAGTTCGTCTACCGGGCGCACAACCTGGACAAGCCCGAGCTGCTGTCCCGCGTGCTGCAGTCCCGCGACCGCGGTCTGGTCATGGTGTTCTGCCGGACCAAGCGCACCGCGCAGAAGGTCGCCGACGAGCTGGTCGACCGCGGGTTCGCCGCGGCCGCCGTGCACGGCGACCTCGGCCAGGGCGCCCGCGAGCAGGCGCTGCGGGCCTTCCGCAGCGGCAAGGTCGACGTGCTGGTGGCCACCGACGTCGCCGCGCGCGGCATCGACGTCACCGGGGTCAGCCACGTCGTGAACTACCAGTGCCCCGAGGACGAGAAGACCTACCTGCACCGGATCGGCCGCACCGGCCGGGCCGGCAGCGAGGGCGTGGCCGTCACGCTGGTGGACTGGGACGACATCCCCCGCTGGCAGCTGATCAACAAGGCGCTGGAGCTGGACTTCACCGACCCGCCGGAGACCTACTCCACCTCGCCGTGGGTCTACACCGACCTGGACGTGCCCGAGGGCGCGACCGGCCGGCTGCCGCGCTCGCAGCGGACCCGCGAGGGCCTGGAGGCCGAGACCGTCGAGGACCTCGGCGAGACCGGCAGGCGCAACCGCTCCAGCGGCGGTGCCGGCGCCAGTCGCGGCCCCGCCCGCGAGGAGCACGACAAGCCCGCCGGCGCGCCCAAGAGCCGCCCGCGCCGCCGCACCCGCGGTGGCGGTGGTGGCGGCGGTGGCGCCGAGGTGGCCACCGCGGACGTCCCGGCGGAGGCCTCGTCCGGGGACGGCGAGGCCGACGGCGGGTCGCCGGCCCGCAAGCGCCGCCGTCGCCGCCGCGGCGGTTCCGGCCGGGGCCCGGCCGAGTCGACCTGA